The Pelodiscus sinensis isolate JC-2024 chromosome 10, ASM4963464v1, whole genome shotgun sequence genome has a segment encoding these proteins:
- the LOC102456017 gene encoding mast cell carboxypeptidase A, with amino-acid sequence MLSSKPQEEVSCSRSNKKQIRTKLTDSICSRETRNMKSMVPLGLIVVATFALTSSRCFDSAKVFRVKPQNEKQVNFLKHLASIKQLDFWHPDSAFHIVTQMEVDFHVRAHQSRAVQTLMEQNEIQYEIVFNNLQEEIEKQFDGKRNFTGRYNYRKYNDWDKIAAWTVRIAKMYPKLVSRMQIGSTFEKRPMYLLKVGTERGRKKAIFMDCGIHAREWISPAFCQWFVKQATKTYGKDKIMTHLLDNLNFYILPVFNIDGYVWSWTQDRMWRKNRSKHSGTNCSGTDLNRNFAAAWGTTGFISDDPCDETYYGPAPESEDETKAVATFIRNHLSSIKAYLTIHAYSQMLIFPYGYTSQKAPNHAELMEVAKAAVKALSSLYGTKYKYGASASIIYPTSGSSDDWAYDQGIKYSFGFELRDKGKYGFLLPESMIKPTCMETMLAVKSIASYVLSHAL; translated from the exons ATGCTGTCCAGCAAACCCCAAGAGGAAGTCAGTTGCTCACGGAGCAATAAAAAGCAGATTAGAACTAAGCTGACAGACAGTATTTGCTCTAGAGAAACAAGAAACATGAAGTCTATGGTGCCTTTAGGCTTGATTGTAGTAGCTACTTTTGCTCTTACTTCTTCTCGCTGTTTTGACAG TGCAAAGGTGTTTCGAGTGAAGCCTCAGAATGAAAAACAAGTGAACTTCTTGAAGCACCTGGCCAGCATTAAACAG CTTGACttctggcatccagattcagcctttCATATAGTCACTCAGATGGAGGTGGATTTCCATGTCAGAGCACATCAATCCAGAGCTGTACAGACTCTTATGGAGCAGAATGAAATACAATATGA AATTGTATTCAATAACCTGCAAGAAGAGATTGAAAAACAGTTTGATGGCAAGAGGAATTTCACTGGCAGATACAATTACAGAAAATACAATGACTGGGACAAG ATTGCTGCCTGGACTGTGAGAATTGCTAAAATGTATCCCAAACTGGTCTCCCGCATGCAGATTGGAAGTACTTTTGAAAAGCGACCCATGTACCTCCTTAAG GTTGGGACTGAGCGTGGCAGGAAGAAGGCCATCTTTATGGACTGTGGGATCCATGCACGAGAATGGATCTCACCTGCATTCTGCCAGTGGTTTGTGAAGCAA GCAACTAAAACCTATGGGAAGGACAAGATCATGACACATCTACTGGACAATCTGAACTTCTACATTCTCCCTGTATTCAACATCGATGGCTATGTCTGGAGCTGGACTCAA GATCGCATGTGGAGAAAGAACCGTTCCAAACACTCTGGCACCAATTGCTCTGGTACTGACCTCAACAGGAACTTTGCTGCTGCATGGGGCA CTACTGGTTTTATCTCAGATGACCCATGTGATGAAACTTATTATGGACCTGCCCCAGAGTCTGAGGATGAGACTAAAGCTGTTGCCACCTTCATTCGTAATCACCTCTCTTCCATCAAAGCATACCTGACCATCCATGCTTATTCTCAGATGCTGATATTTCCTTATGGCTATACTTCCCAGAAAGCACCTAATCATGCTGAACTG ATGGAGGTTGCAAAGGCAGCAGTGAAAGCTTTATCCAGCCTGTATGGTACAAAATACAAATATGGTGCATCAGCCTCTATAATAT ATCCTACTTCTGGTAGCTCTGATGACTGGGCCTATGATCAAGGCATCAAATACTCCTTCGGCTTTGAGCTCCGTGACAAGGGCAAATATGGTTTTCTCCTCCCTGAATCTATGATAAAGCCAACTTGTATGGAGACTATGCTGGCAGTCAAATCTATTGCTAGTTATGTCCTCAGCCATGCTTTGTGA